A region of Colletotrichum higginsianum IMI 349063 chromosome 10, whole genome shotgun sequence DNA encodes the following proteins:
- a CDS encoding Phosphoribulokinase/uridine kinase, translating into MESTYQSLVQRILRKWDEKRSSEPGTITRHPRLIIALAGPPGCGKTTIARHVASAINTSPGPHPKSVVLSADGFHLPLEALQALPNSAEAIARRGAPWTFDGQGVVDLIRQLRAAAGLQPVQVPTFDHKLKDPVPCGLTIDADVEVCIVEGNYLLVDEEPWERIAALVDDRWLVRVEPTLARDRVAARHVAAGIEESLEKALSRAENNDMINGELVARRSEGRYDLLVESIEQTSN; encoded by the coding sequence ATGGAGTCGACCTACCAATCCCTTGTTCAGCGCATTCTACGCAAGTGGGACGAAAAGAGAAGCTCGGAACCCGGCACAATTACGAGACACCCTCGTCTCATAATCGCACTCGCGGGCCCGCCGGGTTGCGGCAAGACAACCATCGCCCGCCATGTGGCCTCCGCCATCAACACATCCCCGGGGCCGCACCCCAAGTCGGTAGTCTTGTCTGCAGACGGCTTTCACTTGCCCCTCGAAGCCCTGCAAGCGCTCCCAAACTCCGCGGAGGCTATCGCCCGGCGCGGCGCGCCGTGGACCTTTGACGGCCaaggcgtcgtcgacctcatCCGCCAGCTGCGGGCTGCTGCAGGACTGCAGCCCGTTCAGGTCCCGACGTTCGACCACAAGCTGAAGGACCCAGTTCCCTGTGGGCTTACCATTGACGCGGATGTAGAGGTCTGCATCGTCGAGGGAAACTATCTGCTCGTGGACGAGGAGCCGTGGGAACGGATTGCAGCGCTCGTGGACGACCGATGGCTTGTGAGAGTCGAACCGACGCTGGCTCGGGACAGAGTTGCTGCGCGTCACGTTGCGGCTGGAATCGAAGAGAGTTTGGAGAAGGCATTGTCGCGGGCGGAAAACAACGACATGATCAACGGGGAGCTTGTTGCAAGGCGTAGTGAGGGCAGGTATGATTTGCTGGTTGAGAGCATAGAGCAAACGTCAAACTAG
- a CDS encoding VHS domain-containing protein — protein sequence MFMSMSHDEYIRASWAPKQLPTCLERLKKKPYSAVTVSIETLTAETYEEDDLSGIPDLVEVIKLQASGPGEAARAIRKKLKYGNVHRQLRALTILDGLIQNAGPRFQRAFADETLLERLRVCGTSDLSDPDVKKKCTELFRSWSQYKSTPGLERIAKLHQELPKRKVAVTQERSKAVRETENPFGEEEEDKPSSPTGRAGESSQPQRTPYLPYGDSPNASTTSGHAKSSSRSGSSFFGSSKDKSKKKEKDKKGKRKPFNLELEKDAMKGAIAESSIAVTNLTNHLQTINRERERISENPQAVEQFEGCKQLRRKILRYIHHIESEEWLGSLLRANDELVTALMTFEQLDRSIDADSDSDDELAEQAHIYRMVSEKGKQSMSPPPPDVSGLSISNTPSPRPPPPPRPVPRSRPAPAPPAAPPAPAKPPRPPVQQVQPDSDEEDDDDPFADKNALETPATERTEPRW from the exons ATGTTCATGTCCATGTCGCATGACGAATATATCAGGGCATCATGGGCACCTAAACAACTTCCAACATGTCTTGAGCGGCTCAAA AAGAAGCCGTACTCGGCCGTCACGGTGAGCATCGAGACGCTCACCGCCGAGACGTACGAAGAGGATGACTTGAGCGGCATCCCCGACCTCGTGGAAGTCATCAAGCTTCAGGCGTCCGGCCCCGGAGAAGCCGCCCGCGCCATCCGCAAGAAGCTCAAGTACGGCAACGTTCACCGCCAGCTCAGAGCTTTGACCATCTTGGATGGCCTTATCCAGAACGCCGGCCCTCGTTTCCAGCGTGCTTTCGCTGACGAGACCCTACTGGAACGCCTGCGAGTTTGCGGAACATCTGACCTGTCTGACCCGGACGTCAAGAAGAAGTGCACCGAACTCTTCCGCAGCTGGTCTCAGTACAAGAGCACTCCCGGTTTGGAGCGCATCGCCAAGCTGCACCAG GAACTGCCTAAACGCAAGGTCGCCGTCACCCAGGAGAGGTCCAAGGCTGTTCGGGAGACGGAGAACCCGtttggcgaggaagaggaggacaagccttcctcgcccacgGGCCGTGCAGGGGAGTCCTCCCAGCCGCAGCGCACGCCCTATCTGCCGTACGGCGATTCCCCCAACGCCAGCACCACCTCTGGCCACGCCAAGTCTTCGTCCCGGTCCGGAAGCTCTTTCTTTGGCTCGTCCAAAGATAAGagcaagaaaaaggaaaaggacaagaagggcaagcGCAAGCCCTTCAACCTGGAGTTAGAGAAGGATGCCATGAAGGGCGCCATTGCCGAGAGTTCCATCGCTGTCACCAACCTGACCAACCATCTCCAGACCATTAACCGCGAGAGGGAGCGCATCTCGGAGAACCCGCAAGCTGTTGAGCAGTTTGAAGGTTGCAAGCAGCTCAGGCGGAAAATCTTACGCTAC ATCCACCATATTGAATCGGAGGAGTGGCTCGGCAGCCTTCTGAGAGCCAACGATGAGCTCGTCACCGCCCTCATGACGTTCGAGCAACTCGACCGGTCCATTGACGCCGACAGTGATTCTGATGACGAGCTTGCCGAGCAGGCTCACATCTACCGAA TGGTGTCCGAAAAGGGCAAGCAATCCATGTCTCCACCCCCTCCCGACGTTTCTGGTCTGAGCATCAGCAAcacgccgtcgcctcgtccgcctcctccaccccGTCCGGTTCCGAGGTCGAGacccgctcccgctcctccCGCCGCGCCACCTGCACCGGCGAAGCCCCCCAGACCCCCCGTCCAGCAGGTTCAGCCCGattcggacgaggaggacgacgatgacccGTTCGCCGACAAGAACGCGCTCGAGACCCCAGCCACCGAAAGGACAGAGCCAAGATGGTGA
- a CDS encoding C2H2 transcription factor, protein MDISDLLVRHEKLVHLNEGSKENSRPRKTSSSTHNPPSSSDSHVDHEMMGVRRPSQSQYHQESITAVASTLGPDPRMPGPARAAACNLDLLSDAALASEVNPMQQPMMSDMGRPPSDHARIKSYEESIGYPERPREEQNMLAPGFAPQPQPAPYDDYHIFLDDFAPSHYLPPPFESDQQMGGLWPRSGDLHHRGPSKPSSQFPSRFPSVQPDGREGMEGGPRSHDESMRAPLRISAADHTVIKNRLEEFSSVIPNDFVFPSRHTLTRFLEGYISGFHEYLPFLHIPTLTPAEMAPELLLAILAVGAQYRFESHRGHALWYAAKAVALEQIRRRHSHEVHALLPTPAAYSPHSTRPSPSSGFRHTFASAQQDRPMTQDTHREPFSPNTPQARLETTQAVLLLFAVGLWGAKAILHEALSLQSHLAMLVREEGLVAESSPGVAPDWETWIRLEGATRTKLIAYCFFNLCSIAYNMPPLILTSELGLFLPYPSRLWRAESAWQWQEDRQNYPSAEITVHDAFSRVLTTSPQGLPPHMSSLGNYVLIHALLQHIYLLKQTSFALSSPFGHQRGLKPEDVEEVTAALRIWQVSFEHRHQLRAADAGHVGNSDSFPGGPVAFNSTALLRLAYIRLYTEIPPSRSLDTRDHMLVASSLSNMPLLVRTLRLHRAVFQAIHALSMLVKAGVNYVARTKSLEWSIQHSLCNFECAILLSKWLLTLASIGPNDPPATPEEKNLLQSVRRMLDETEFAVPIDPSLGGPAAGQPASSEVSANDSTRLRQLAAAVIRLWAETFKGSHIFEMVRVMGSSLDGYADLVEKPRDRTPLGRIAHDPNLG, encoded by the exons ATGGACATCAGTGATCTTCTCGTCCGCCATGAGAAGCTCGTCCATCTCAATGAGGGCAGCAAGGAGAACAGCCGCCcaaggaagacttcctccaGCACCCACAACccgccatcttcttctgACAGTCATGTCGATCACGAGATGATGGGCGTCCGCCGCCCCTCTCAGTCGCAGTACCACCAGGAGTCGATAACCGCTGTGGCTTCCACCTTGGGCCCAGATCCTCGCATGCCAGGTCCGGCCCGTGCCGCTGCCTGCAACCTCGACTTGCTCTCCGATGCGGCTCTGGCCAGCGAAGTAAACCCAATGCAGCAACCCATGATGTCGGATATGGGACGTCCACCTTCGGACCATGCCAGGATCAAGTCGTATGAGGAATCGATTGGGTATCCCGAGCGCCCGCGCGAGGAACAGAACATGTTGGCCCCCGGCTTCGCtccccagccccagcccgCGCCTTACGACGACTATCACATCTTCCTTGACGACTTTGCGCCTTCCCACTACCTCCCGCCTCCTTTCGAGTCCGACCAACAGATGGGCGGTCTCTGGCCGCGCTCCGGCGACTTGCATCATCGTGGGCCATCCAAGCCATCATCACAGTTTCCTTCGCGCTTTCCCTCGGTCCAGCCCGATGGCCgggaggggatggagggaggCCCGCGGAGCCACGACGAGTCAATGAGAGCACCCCTTCGGATCTCCGCCGCAGACCATACTGTCATCAAGAACAGACTCGAGGAGTTCTCATCCGTCATCCCCAACGACTTCGTGTTCCCCTCTCGCCACACACTAACCCGCTTCCTCGAGGGCTACATCAGCGGCTTCCACGAATACCTCCCCTTTCTTCACATCCCCACCCTGACACCCGCCGAGATGGCACccgagcttctcctcgccaTTCTGGCCGTCGGTGCTCAGTATCGATTCGAAAGCCACCGAGGCCACGCCTTGTGGTACGCCGCAAAGGCCGTTGCCCTCGAGCAAATTCGACGTCGCCATAGTCACGAGGTGCATGCGCTGCTCCCGACACCAGCTGCATACAGCCCGCACTCGACACGACCCTCCCCCAGCTCTGGTTTTCGCCACACGTTTGCTTCGGCACAACAGGACCGTCCAATGACACAGGACACTCACCGAGAGCCCTT CTCGCCGAATACGCCCCAAGCCCGACTGGAGACGACCCAGGCCGTCTTGCTGCTCTTCGCAGTAGGGCTTTGGGGGGCCAAGGCCATCCTACACGAGGCGCTGTCCCTACAGAGCCACCTCGCTATGCTAGTTCGTGAAGAGGGCCTGGTCGCCGAGTCCAGCCCCGGTGTCGCGCCGGATTGGGAGACTTGGATCCGGCTCGAAGGCGCCACGCGGACGAAGCTGATAGCATACTGCTTCTTTAACCTGTGCAGCATTGCGTACAATATGCCGCCCTTAATCCTCACATCGGAACTTGGCCTCTTCTTACCCTACCCATCCCGGTTGTGGAGGGCCGAGTCAGCGTGGCAGTGGCAGGAGGACCGACAAAACTACCCGTCCGCCGAGATCACTGTCCACGACGCTTTCTCTAGAGTCTTGACAACCTCGCCCCAGGGGCTTCCGCCGCACATGTCGTCCCTCGGGAACTACGTCCTCATCCACGCCTTGCTGCAGCACATCTACCTGCTGAAGCAAACTTCGTTTGCGCTGAGCTCACCTTTCGGGCATCAGAGAGGCCTGAAACCGGAGGACGTGGAGGAGGTCACGGCGGCTTTGCGAATATGGCAGGTCAGTTTCGAGCATCGACACCAGTTGCGTGCTGCCGACGCAGGGCATGTTGGCAACAGCGACTCGTTCCCGGGTGGCCCGGTGGCGTTCAACTCGACTGCTCTTCTGCGTTTGGCGTACATTCGTCTGTACACGGAAATCCCGCCCAGCAGGTCACTCGATACCCGGGACCACATGCTGGTCGCTTCGTCACTGAGCAACATGCCCCTTCTGGTCCGCACTCTGAGGCTGCACAGGGCCGTGTTCCAGGCAATCCACGCCCTGTCCATGTTggtcaaggccggcgtcaaCTACGTTGCGAGGACCAAGAGCCTGGAGTGGAGCATCCAACACTCGC TGTGCAACTTCGAATGCGCCATTCTTCTATCCAAGTGGCTTCTCACCCTCGCGTCGATCGGACCGAATGACCCCCCTGCGACGCCGGAAGAAAAGAACCTTCTGCAGTCGGTCAGGAGAATGCTCGACGAGACAGAGTTCGCTGTGCCCATCGATCCGTCCCTAGGCGGGCCCGCTGCCGGCCAGCCTGCCAGCAGCGAAGTGTCGGCCAACGACAGCACACGGCTGAGGCAGCTGGCCGCAGCGGTCATCCGGCTCTGGGCGGAGACGTTCAAGGGCTCGCACATTTTCGAGATGGTCAGGGTCATGGGCTCGAGTCTCGACGGGTACGCCGACTTGGTCGAGAAGCCACGGGACAGGACGCCCCTGGGTCGCATCGCCCATGATCCCAACCTCGGGTGA